From Phycodurus eques isolate BA_2022a chromosome 1, UOR_Pequ_1.1, whole genome shotgun sequence, one genomic window encodes:
- the LOC133397099 gene encoding G-protein coupled bile acid receptor 1-like produces MSPGSISPPPPESAGKGFIFPVTANGISRIKKGRRNIGASGAAPLVSSAMDDGDADAQASQEQLIYAITVPLSASIILANLVIILGILCNRELHNTPNYFFLSLLVADLCTGVALPFIPLMGLNRELSFSSCLVAHIFPNFLFLAFLLNLVMVHYERYVCIVEPLRYSNLWMHRSFPLALLSAWAPPLLYASLPAFGWNNWTGPDRTGCCARGQKSSNCSANVTACCSYRRVFPNAFIYLEVYGLVLPAILTVAAMTGHVLWITRGQLKHICRLHRSVERGRASDRERRLNVRYARCVVAVSLTFLACWLPYLIYMHVCVAFLISDTKWKASTHVVLSCTGIGGTAVVPLVLGLANRQYTEPAYKLHRKLRDRLRRRMRTAAESAVREDVE; encoded by the exons ATGAGTCCGGGGTCGATAAGTCCACCTcccccggagtcagctgggaaaggcttcaTCTTCCCTGTGACCGCAAACGGGATAAGCAGAATCAAAAAG GGTCGGCGCAACATCGGCGCGAGCGGAGCCGCTCCGTTGGTTTCCTCCGCGATGGACGACGGCGACGCCGACGCTCAGGCCAGCCAGGAACAGCTCATCTACGCCATCACGGTCCCGCTGTCCGCCTCCATCATCCTGGCCAACCTGGTCATCATCTTGGGCATCTTGTGCAACCGCGAGCTCCACAACACGCCCAACTACTTCTTCCTGAGCCTGCTCGTGGCCGACCTGTGCACGGGCGTGGCGCTCCCTTTCATACCGCTGATGGGACTCAACCGCGAGTTGAGCTTCAGCTCTTGCCTGGTGGCGCACATTTTCCCAAACTTTCTCTTCCTGGCGTTTCTCCTCAACTTGGTGATGGTCCACTACGAGCGTTACGTTTGTATCGTGGAGCCCCTGCGCTACAGCAACTTGTGGATGCATCGAAGTTTCCCCCTGGCCTTGCTGTCGGCGTGGGCGCCCCCGCTCCTGTACGCGTCCCTGCCCGCTTTCGGCTGGAACAACTGGACCGGCCCGGATCGGACCGGCTGTTGCGCACGTGGCCAAAAGTCGTCAAATTGTTCGGCCAACGTCACCGCGTGCTGCTCGTACAGACGCGTGTTCCCCAACGCCTTCATCTACCTGGAGGTCTACGGGCTGGTCCTGCCCGCCATCCTCACCGTCGCCGCCATGACGGGCCACGTCCTGTGGATCACGCGGGGGCAACTGAAACACATCTGCCGTCTCCATCGTTCGGTGGAGCGCGGCCGGGCCTCGGACCGCGAGCGGCGGCTGAACGTGCGCTACGCTCGCTGCGTGGTGGCCGTGTCTCTGACCTTCCTGGCGTGCTGGCTTCCCTACCTCATCTACATGCACGTGTGCGTCGCCTTCTTGATCAGCGACACCAAGTGGAAGGCCAGCACGCACGTCGTGCTCTCGTGCACCGGCATCGGGGGCACGGCCGTGGTGCCGCTGGTGTTGGGCCTCGCCAACAGGCAGTACACGGAACCGGCGTACAAGCTGCACCGGAAACTCCGGGACAGGCTGAGGCGGAGGATGCGGACGGCGGCCGAGTCCGCGGTCAGGGAAGATGTCGAGTAG
- the arpc2 gene encoding actin-related protein 2/3 complex subunit 2 produces the protein MILLEINNRIIEETLSLKFDGASNGTKPEAVDVTFADFDGVLYHISNPNGDKTKVMVSISLKFYKELQEHGADELLKRVYGSFLVSPEPGYNVSLLYDLDALPGNKDELVHQAGMLKRNCFASVFEKYFKFQEEGKEGESRAVVHYRDDESMYVEAKKDRVTVVFSTVFKDDDDVIIGKVFMQEFKEGRRASHTAPQVLFSHREPPLELKDTDAAVGDNIGYITFVLFPRHTNANARDNTINLIHTFRDYLHYHIKCSKAYIHTRMRAKTSDFLKVLNRARPDAEKKEMKTISGRTFCR, from the exons ATGATCCTGTTAGAAATCAACAACCGCATTATAGAAGAGACGCTGTCGTTGAAGTTCGACGGCGCGTCAAACGG AACCAAGCCCGAGGCTGTTGATGTGACGTTTGCAG ACTTCGATGGCGTGTTGTACCACATTTCCAACCCGAACGGCGATAAGACCAAAGTGATGGTCAGCATCTCCCTGAAGTTCTACAAGGAACTGCAGGAGCACGGGGCTGACGag CTGCTGAAAAGAGTGTACGGGAGCTTCCTTGTTTCACCAGAGCCTG GCTACAACGTGTCGCTCCTCTACGACTTGGATGCCCTACCGGGCAACAAAGATGAGCTTGTGCACCAAGCGGGGATGCTGAAGAGAAACTGCTTTGCCTCCGTGTTCGAAAAGTACTTCAAGTTCCAGGAGGAGGGCAAAGAGGGCGAGAGCAGGGCCGTGGTCCACTACAGAGATGACGAGTCCAT GTATGTGGAGGCCAAGAAAGACCGGGTGACGGTCGTGTTCAGCACGGTGTtcaaagacgacgacgacgtcatCATCGGCAAAGTCTTCATGCAG GAGTTCAAAGAGGGTCGGCGAGCGAGTCACACGGCCCCGCAGGTGCTGTTCAGCCACAGGGAGCCGCCTCTGGAACTCAAGGACACGGACGCGGCCGTCGGGGACAACATCGGATACATCACCTTCG tCCTTTTCCCACGTCACACCAATGCCAACGCCAGAGACAACACCATCAACCTCATCCACACCTTCAGGGACTACCTGCATTACCACATAAAGTGCTCCAAG GCCTACATCCACACACGTATGAGGGCCAAGACGTCGGACTTCCTCAAGGTTCTCAACCGTGCCCGACCAGACGCTGAGAAGAAGGAGATGAAGACCATCTC CGGGAGGACCTTCTGTCGCTGA
- the LOC133397156 gene encoding uncharacterized protein LOC133397156 isoform X2, whose translation MPARGRKGKKMQEEEEEEEEEEEEEVVGDAGVAPKGGDACNGNLYDWKDGHQEAMADFWRDHPEFYDKSSARYKDMQHKRAAVQSFLVDTQKTFEELNKPLPTYAQFVGHLRNMRTRFNRYTTKKSWQPAHRISAKEAFIIDRYQFLHRHIVGNRHLSHEMHSFGRGRRLGEEDDDHDAVSFGSSVESSWQPGPSPRTFGRPRQKKTREESNAIDRFGGDDADDDAVSVGSSTESSTEPGPGPRAFGRRRRKKMRGESDATERAELLDRARRRAGNINRPLSNHKKRVKEFVRFLETEILQVPEHRFNHCSMEFIYLVRSFQAHGSVEANRATRSSANPSVGMSDQGMSGPIRSRGTCNRVQTTSRGTRRVPCGPRVNQQDVGVPRENPRQR comes from the exons ATGCCAGCCAGGGGCCGGAAGGGCAAGAAgatgcaggaggaggaggaggaggaggaggaggaggaggaggaggaggttgtTGGAGACGCTGGTGTCGCCCCGAAGGGGGGAGATGCTTGCAATGGAAATCTGTACGACTGGAAAGACGGCCATCAGGAGGCGATGGCGGATTTCTGGAGGGATCATCCAGAATTTTACGATAAGTCAAGTGCAAGATACAAAGATATGCAGCACAAGAGAGCCGCGGTTCAAAGCTTCCTTGTCGACACGCAGAAGACCTTCGAGGAGCTCAACAAGCCGCTGCCTACAT ATGCACAGTTTGTAGGACACCTGCGGAATATGAGGACAAGATTCAACAGATACACGACGAAGAAGTCGTGGCAGCCTGCTCATAGAATCTCTGCCAAGGAAGCCTTCATCATAGATCGCTACCAATTTCTGCACAGGCACATTGTGGGGAATCGGCATCTCTCGCACGAGATGCATTCG TTCGGTAGAGGCCGCCGCTTGGGAGAAGAGGACGACGACCACGATGCCGTGAGTTTCGGGTCAAGTGTGGAGTCTTCTTGGCAGCCCGGACCGAGCCCACGCACCTTTGGACGACCGAGGCAGAAAAAGACGCGGGAGGAAAGCAACGCTATCGACCGG TTTGGCGGAGATGACGCCGATGACGACGCCGTGAGCGTCGGGTCGAGTACGGAATCTTCTACGGAACCTGGACCGGGCCCGCGCGCCTTTGGACGACGGAGGCGGAAAAAGATGCGGGGGGAAAGCGACGCCACGGAGCGGGCAGAG CTTTTGGACCGGGCACGTCGTCGTGCGGGAAACATCAACCGGCCTCTGTCGAACCACAAGAAGCGTGTCAAGGAATTTGTGAGATTCCTCGAAACCGAAATCCTCCAAGTCCCGGAGCATCGATTCAACCACTGTAGTATGGAGTTCATCTACCTGGTCAGGAGTTTTCag GCCCACGGCAGCGTTGAAGCGAACCGAGCCACGCGGAGCAGCGCGAACCCGTCCGTGGGAATGTCCGATCAAGGAATGTCCGGCCCGATCCGGTCTCGGGGAACGTGTAATCGAGTGCAGACGACGAGTCGGGGAACGCGCCGCGTGCCGTGCGGGCCGCGAGTTAACCAACAG gatgtcggagtacccagagaaaacccacggcaGCGCTGA
- the LOC133397156 gene encoding uncharacterized protein LOC133397156 isoform X1 — MPARGRKGKKMQEEEEEEEEEEEEEVVGDAGVAPKGGDACNGNLYDWKDGHQEAMADFWRDHPEFYDKSSARYKDMQHKRAAVQSFLVDTQKTFEELNKPLPTYAQFVGHLRNMRTRFNRYTTKKSWQPAHRISAKEAFIIDRYQFLHRHIVGNRHLSHEMHSFGRGRRLGEEDDDHDAVSFGSSVESSWQPGPSPRTFGRPRQKKTREESNAIDRFGGDDADDDAVSVGSSTESSTEPGPGPRAFGRRRRKKMRGESDATERAELLDRARRRAGNINRPLSNHKKRVKEFVRFLETEILQVPEHRFNHCSMEFIYLVRSFQAHGSVEANRATRSSANPSVGMSDQGMSGPIRSRGTCNRVQTTSRGTRRVPCGPRVNQQVGSYLKVENDWDSSDMKECERESINGRDAKHLEKRDIPRSWP; from the exons ATGCCAGCCAGGGGCCGGAAGGGCAAGAAgatgcaggaggaggaggaggaggaggaggaggaggaggaggaggaggttgtTGGAGACGCTGGTGTCGCCCCGAAGGGGGGAGATGCTTGCAATGGAAATCTGTACGACTGGAAAGACGGCCATCAGGAGGCGATGGCGGATTTCTGGAGGGATCATCCAGAATTTTACGATAAGTCAAGTGCAAGATACAAAGATATGCAGCACAAGAGAGCCGCGGTTCAAAGCTTCCTTGTCGACACGCAGAAGACCTTCGAGGAGCTCAACAAGCCGCTGCCTACAT ATGCACAGTTTGTAGGACACCTGCGGAATATGAGGACAAGATTCAACAGATACACGACGAAGAAGTCGTGGCAGCCTGCTCATAGAATCTCTGCCAAGGAAGCCTTCATCATAGATCGCTACCAATTTCTGCACAGGCACATTGTGGGGAATCGGCATCTCTCGCACGAGATGCATTCG TTCGGTAGAGGCCGCCGCTTGGGAGAAGAGGACGACGACCACGATGCCGTGAGTTTCGGGTCAAGTGTGGAGTCTTCTTGGCAGCCCGGACCGAGCCCACGCACCTTTGGACGACCGAGGCAGAAAAAGACGCGGGAGGAAAGCAACGCTATCGACCGG TTTGGCGGAGATGACGCCGATGACGACGCCGTGAGCGTCGGGTCGAGTACGGAATCTTCTACGGAACCTGGACCGGGCCCGCGCGCCTTTGGACGACGGAGGCGGAAAAAGATGCGGGGGGAAAGCGACGCCACGGAGCGGGCAGAG CTTTTGGACCGGGCACGTCGTCGTGCGGGAAACATCAACCGGCCTCTGTCGAACCACAAGAAGCGTGTCAAGGAATTTGTGAGATTCCTCGAAACCGAAATCCTCCAAGTCCCGGAGCATCGATTCAACCACTGTAGTATGGAGTTCATCTACCTGGTCAGGAGTTTTCag GCCCACGGCAGCGTTGAAGCGAACCGAGCCACGCGGAGCAGCGCGAACCCGTCCGTGGGAATGTCCGATCAAGGAATGTCCGGCCCGATCCGGTCTCGGGGAACGTGTAATCGAGTGCAGACGACGAGTCGGGGAACGCGCCGCGTGCCGTGCGGGCCGCGAGTTAACCAACAGGTAGGAAGTTACCTTAAGGTGGAAAACGACTGGGACAGCAGCGACATGAAGGAATGTGAACGAGAGAGCATTAACGGCCGTGACGCAAAACATTTGGAGAAGCGAGATATTCCCCGTTCGTGGCCTTAG
- the LOC133397156 gene encoding uncharacterized protein LOC133397156 isoform X3: MPARGRKGKKMQEEEEEEEEEEEEEVVGDAGVAPKGGDACNGNLYDWKDGHQEAMADFWRDHPEFYDKSSARYKDMQHKRAAVQSFLVDTQKTFEELNKPLPTYAQFVGHLRNMRTRFNRYTTKKSWQPAHRISAKEAFIIDRYQFLHRHIVGNRHLSHEMHSFGRGRRLGEEDDDHDAVSFGSSVESSWQPGPSPRTFGRPRQKKTREESNAIDRFGGDDADDDAVSVGSSTESSTEPGPGPRAFGRRRRKKMRGESDATERAELLDRARRRAGNINRPLSNHKKRVKEFVRFLETEILQVPEHRFNHCSMEFIYLVRSFQVSHVWMMSISFAGPRQR, translated from the exons ATGCCAGCCAGGGGCCGGAAGGGCAAGAAgatgcaggaggaggaggaggaggaggaggaggaggaggaggaggaggttgtTGGAGACGCTGGTGTCGCCCCGAAGGGGGGAGATGCTTGCAATGGAAATCTGTACGACTGGAAAGACGGCCATCAGGAGGCGATGGCGGATTTCTGGAGGGATCATCCAGAATTTTACGATAAGTCAAGTGCAAGATACAAAGATATGCAGCACAAGAGAGCCGCGGTTCAAAGCTTCCTTGTCGACACGCAGAAGACCTTCGAGGAGCTCAACAAGCCGCTGCCTACAT ATGCACAGTTTGTAGGACACCTGCGGAATATGAGGACAAGATTCAACAGATACACGACGAAGAAGTCGTGGCAGCCTGCTCATAGAATCTCTGCCAAGGAAGCCTTCATCATAGATCGCTACCAATTTCTGCACAGGCACATTGTGGGGAATCGGCATCTCTCGCACGAGATGCATTCG TTCGGTAGAGGCCGCCGCTTGGGAGAAGAGGACGACGACCACGATGCCGTGAGTTTCGGGTCAAGTGTGGAGTCTTCTTGGCAGCCCGGACCGAGCCCACGCACCTTTGGACGACCGAGGCAGAAAAAGACGCGGGAGGAAAGCAACGCTATCGACCGG TTTGGCGGAGATGACGCCGATGACGACGCCGTGAGCGTCGGGTCGAGTACGGAATCTTCTACGGAACCTGGACCGGGCCCGCGCGCCTTTGGACGACGGAGGCGGAAAAAGATGCGGGGGGAAAGCGACGCCACGGAGCGGGCAGAG CTTTTGGACCGGGCACGTCGTCGTGCGGGAAACATCAACCGGCCTCTGTCGAACCACAAGAAGCGTGTCAAGGAATTTGTGAGATTCCTCGAAACCGAAATCCTCCAAGTCCCGGAGCATCGATTCAACCACTGTAGTATGGAGTTCATCTACCTGGTCAGGAGTTTTCag gtgtCGCATGTCTGGATGATGAGTATTTCTTTCGCAGGCCCACGGCAGCGTTGA
- the slc19a1 gene encoding reduced folate transporter isoform X1 — translation MVSDSTAEQQNEMDQKVAAVEAIEGNADGDLEMAVCTSEEPPASEGLREEPRKWRGAVIFLCFYGFMSSIKPGEPFITPYLLSAEKNFTSQQVTNEIIPVLTYSYMAVLVPAFLLTDLLRYKPLLVLQSFSQVVIWIILLLGTSLFEMQFMEFFYGVTMACRVAYSSYIFSLVSLSLYQRVASYSRASVLLGVFTSSVLGQLFISVGRIRYNTLSAISLGFVSLGLVLSLCLPWPKRSLFFNQARREAASQVAAKAELDKMNPKDSQLTAAVSTCSASRWKDSIFVQMLMELSTVVKRPNMRLWSLWWVFNSTGYYLVLFYVHILWSKVYPATENNNVYNGAVEAASTLLSALTSFIAGFVKIRWNIWSELVIGSITAVQAALLLLMGTTDNIWLCYVAYVLFRSSYQFLVPIATFQIASSLTKELCALVFGINTFLGTILKSIMNLIFADKRGLALDVHSQFLVYFIYFTLLTVTYLTCAAVVIFRHFRNRPERREVSRRPKSTELSDMVPEAQPLSNGKNAKT, via the exons ATGGTTTCAGACAGTACAGCGGAGCAGCAGAATGAGATGGACCAGAAGGTGGCTGCAGTTGAAGCCATAGAAGGAAATGCGGACGGGGATTTGGAGATGGCTGTGTGCACTTCGGAGGAGCCGCCTGCCTCTGAAGGTCTCCGCGAGGAGCCCAGAAAGTGGAGGGGGGCCGTGATATTCTTGTGCTTCTATGGGTTTATGTCGTCCATCAAGCCTGGAGAGCCCTTCATTACGCCATATCTACTCAGCGCTGAGAAGAACTTTACCAGTCAGCAG GTGACCAACGAGATTATTCCGGTGCTGACGTACTCCTACATGGCAGTGCTGGTACCCGCCTTCCTGCTGACGGATCTTCTGCGCTACAAGCCGCTTCTGGTCCTCCAGAGCTTCAGCCAGGTGGTCATCTGGATCATACTGCTGCTCGGTACTTCCCTCTTCGAGATGCAGTTCATGGAATTCTTCTACGGTGTCACAATGGCGTGCCGCGTGGCGTATTCCTCCTACATTTTCTCCCTGGTCAGCCTGAGCCTCTATCAGCGCGTTGCCAGCTACTCGCGCGCCTCGGTCCTCTTGGGCGTGTTCACCAGCTCTGTGCTGGGCCAGCTTTTCATCTCAGTGGGGCGAATCCGCTACAACACCCTCAGTGCTATTTCTTTGGGTTTTGTCAGTTTAGGTCTGGTGCTGTCGCTGTGCCTGCCCTGGCCCAAACGCTCCTTGTTTTTCAACCAGGCGCGCAGAGAAGCGGCCTCTCAAGTAGCCGCCAAGGCGGAACTGGACAAGATGAACCCGAAGGATTCCCAGTTGACCGCAGCGGTCTCCACGTGCTCTGCGTCCCGCTGGAAGGATTCTATCTTTGTGCAGATGCTGATGGAGCTGAGTACTGTGGTGAAAAGGCCCAACATGCGACTGTGGTCGCTGTGGTGGGTGTTCAACTCCACAGGATACTACCTGGTGCTCTTCTACGTCCACATCCTGTGGAGCAAAGTTTACCCGGCCACTGAGAACAATAATGTTTACAATGGGGCCGTGGAAGCTGCTTCTACCTTACTGA GTGCGTTGACCTCTTTCATCGCAGGCTTTGTGAAAATCCGGTGGAATATCTGGTCAGAGCTCGTCATTGGCTCGATCACGGCCGTGCAGGCTGCCCTGCTACTGCTCATGGGCACGACTGACAACATCTGGCTCTGTTACGTGGCCTACGTCCTCTTCAGAAGCTCCTACCAGTTCCTGGTGCCCATTGCCAC TTTTCAGATCGCGTCGTCGCTCACCAAGGAGCTGTGCGCCCTGGTGTTCGGCATCAACACCTTCCTGGGCACCATCCTGAAAAGCATCATGAACCTGATATTTGCCGACAAGAGGGGGCTGGCTTTGGATGTGCACAGTCAG TTTCTTGTGTACTTCATTTACTTCACCCTGCTGACCGTCACCTACTTGACGTGCGCTGCCGTCGTCATCTTCCGTCACTTCAGAAACCGGCCCGAGAGGCGAGAGGTCAGCCGGCGGCCCAAATCGACGGAGCTCAGCGACATGGTACCTGAGGCGCAACCTTTGTCCAATGGCAAAAATGCCAAGACATAG
- the slc19a1 gene encoding reduced folate transporter isoform X2 has product MVSDSTAEQQNEMDQKVAAVEAIEGNADGDLEMAVCTSEEPPASEGLREEPRKWRGAVIFLCFYGFMSSIKPGEPFITPYLLSAEKNFTSQQVTNEIIPVLTYSYMAVLVPAFLLTDLLRYKPLLVLQSFSQVVIWIILLLGLVLSLCLPWPKRSLFFNQARREAASQVAAKAELDKMNPKDSQLTAAVSTCSASRWKDSIFVQMLMELSTVVKRPNMRLWSLWWVFNSTGYYLVLFYVHILWSKVYPATENNNVYNGAVEAASTLLSALTSFIAGFVKIRWNIWSELVIGSITAVQAALLLLMGTTDNIWLCYVAYVLFRSSYQFLVPIATFQIASSLTKELCALVFGINTFLGTILKSIMNLIFADKRGLALDVHSQFLVYFIYFTLLTVTYLTCAAVVIFRHFRNRPERREVSRRPKSTELSDMVPEAQPLSNGKNAKT; this is encoded by the exons ATGGTTTCAGACAGTACAGCGGAGCAGCAGAATGAGATGGACCAGAAGGTGGCTGCAGTTGAAGCCATAGAAGGAAATGCGGACGGGGATTTGGAGATGGCTGTGTGCACTTCGGAGGAGCCGCCTGCCTCTGAAGGTCTCCGCGAGGAGCCCAGAAAGTGGAGGGGGGCCGTGATATTCTTGTGCTTCTATGGGTTTATGTCGTCCATCAAGCCTGGAGAGCCCTTCATTACGCCATATCTACTCAGCGCTGAGAAGAACTTTACCAGTCAGCAG GTGACCAACGAGATTATTCCGGTGCTGACGTACTCCTACATGGCAGTGCTGGTACCCGCCTTCCTGCTGACGGATCTTCTGCGCTACAAGCCGCTTCTGGTCCTCCAGAGCTTCAGCCAGGTGGTCATCTGGATCATACTGCTGCTCG GTCTGGTGCTGTCGCTGTGCCTGCCCTGGCCCAAACGCTCCTTGTTTTTCAACCAGGCGCGCAGAGAAGCGGCCTCTCAAGTAGCCGCCAAGGCGGAACTGGACAAGATGAACCCGAAGGATTCCCAGTTGACCGCAGCGGTCTCCACGTGCTCTGCGTCCCGCTGGAAGGATTCTATCTTTGTGCAGATGCTGATGGAGCTGAGTACTGTGGTGAAAAGGCCCAACATGCGACTGTGGTCGCTGTGGTGGGTGTTCAACTCCACAGGATACTACCTGGTGCTCTTCTACGTCCACATCCTGTGGAGCAAAGTTTACCCGGCCACTGAGAACAATAATGTTTACAATGGGGCCGTGGAAGCTGCTTCTACCTTACTGA GTGCGTTGACCTCTTTCATCGCAGGCTTTGTGAAAATCCGGTGGAATATCTGGTCAGAGCTCGTCATTGGCTCGATCACGGCCGTGCAGGCTGCCCTGCTACTGCTCATGGGCACGACTGACAACATCTGGCTCTGTTACGTGGCCTACGTCCTCTTCAGAAGCTCCTACCAGTTCCTGGTGCCCATTGCCAC TTTTCAGATCGCGTCGTCGCTCACCAAGGAGCTGTGCGCCCTGGTGTTCGGCATCAACACCTTCCTGGGCACCATCCTGAAAAGCATCATGAACCTGATATTTGCCGACAAGAGGGGGCTGGCTTTGGATGTGCACAGTCAG TTTCTTGTGTACTTCATTTACTTCACCCTGCTGACCGTCACCTACTTGACGTGCGCTGCCGTCGTCATCTTCCGTCACTTCAGAAACCGGCCCGAGAGGCGAGAGGTCAGCCGGCGGCCCAAATCGACGGAGCTCAGCGACATGGTACCTGAGGCGCAACCTTTGTCCAATGGCAAAAATGCCAAGACATAG
- the LOC133412438 gene encoding uncharacterized protein LOC133412438 has product MAELVRKMTPACLLVILVLLAACCTGSKVYKKAGDGVVLRPGGGPVDTGPLTSILWKHGPHIAVEWDGDGVDVYRQFKGRATLNNVSGELTVAGLTPSDSGTYTPEINFVSAAPTHLAVILSVPEPSVVTSCDAGRTVCTLTCAGNTTGAEPVTYTWMLGHSLEPNSSVERVIQKDASSAAEIKCELQNPVSMKASPSAQNPFLAASSGTLKVNAGLTVFICLLTAMVLLVLIHKCRTGMWFFQKASMPWEADFWRKQERQLEGQGAHESNGTPARQEKAQAEEETPMT; this is encoded by the exons ATGGCCGAGCTGGTGAGAAAGATGACGCCGGCGTGCCTGCTGGTGATCCTCGTCCTCCTGGCCGCTTGTTGCACAG GCTCCAAAGTTTACAAGAAGGCGGGCGATGGCGTCGTCCTCAGGCCCGGCGGCGGACCCGTCGACACCGGCCCCCTCACGAGCATCTTGTGGAAGCACGGGCCCCACATCGCCGTCGAGTGGGACGGGGACGGGGTCGACGTGTATCGGCAGTTCAAGG GTCGCGCGACGCTCAACAACGTGAGCGGGGAGCTGACCGTCGCCGGGTTGACTCCAAGCGACAGTGGCACGTACACGCCCGAGATCAACTTCGTCTCCGCCGCGCCGACTCATCTTGCCGTTATCT TGTCCGTCCCCGAGCCCAGTGTGGTAACGTCCTGCGATGCCGGGAGGACGGTTTGTACGTTGACGTGCGCCGGCAACACCACGGGGGCCGAACCCGTCACATACACCTGGATGCTCGGCCATTCCTTGGAGCCCAACTCGTCCGTGGAGCGCGTCATTCAAAAG GACGCTTCAAGCGCGGCCGAGATTAAGTGCGAGCTACAGAATCCAGTCAGCATGAAGGCCAGCCCGTCTGCTCAAAACCCGTTCCTCGCGG CGAGTTCAGGGACTCTGAAGGTCAACGCGGGCCTGACCGTCTTCATCTGTCTCCTGACTGCAATGGTGCTGCTGGTGCTCATTCACAAATGCAGAACAG GGATGTGGTTCTTCCAGAAAG CGTCCATGCCGTGGGAAGCAG ACTTctggaggaagcaggagaggCAAC TTGAAGGTCAAGGTGCTCACGAGTCGAACGGCACTCCGGCTCGCCAAGAGAAGGCACAAGCGGAAG AGGAAACACCAATGACGTAG